The genomic window ATCAAGCCTTAAGTCCGACACCCGTGGGCTCGAGGCGACTGGTCATCGCATCCGTGCTCGGGGTGCTGGGCGTGGCCTGCGCTCCGCCCGGCACCAGCCCCGAACGGCTCCACTACGTCGCTCTGGGCGACTCCGTCGCCGCAGACCCCGGCGTACCGGATCCGGGGTCACCGGAGGGCTGCCACAAGTCGACCAACAACTACCCCTCGATCCTGGCCCGCCGCCTGAAGGTCGCCGCCTTCGTCGACGCCACCTGCAGCGGCGCGACCACCGACAACATCTTGCGCGCCGCCCAGCAGACGTCGACCGGGCCGGTGGATCCGCAGATCGAATCCGTCACCGCCGCAACCGATCTGGTCACCATCACCATCGGCGCCAACGACATCGAGCTCGTCACCGAGCTGCGCCAGTGCGAGGTCAAGAGCCCCGACCCCACGCCGTGCAAGACGCAGTTCGTCGTCGGCGACGTCGATCGCGTCGCCGCCCTGACCGAAGCCCATGCGCCGAGTTGGGCCACGCTGATCGACCGGGTGCGGGCCAAAGCGCGCAAAGCGCGCGTCATCTTGGTCGGTTACGGCATTCTGCTGCGCCCGGGCGGGTGCTATCCCGCCCAACCGGTGTTGCCGCAGGATTCCGACTACTTGCAGACCAAGCTCAACGACCTCGACGACCGGCAGCGGAAACTGGCTGCCGACAAAGGAATTGAGTTCTTCGACACCAGGCCCCTGCATGAGGGCCACGACATGTGCGCCGCACCCGCCGACCGGTACGTCGAAGGCTATGTGACCCAGGATCCCGCCGTGCCCCTGCACCCGACGCCGCTGGGCGCCGCCGCGGTCGGCGACGCACTCGCCGACTACGTCAGCCGGCATAGGTAGCAAACCGTTGATGTTTCCTGACGGGCCCATGTGGTTAATCTCACGTTTCGTCAGTACTCGATCAACGATGAAGTGGGTGCGGCAGATGCGCGGACTGAAACGGATGGGCAAACTCGCCGTCGCGACCGCTATGGCGGCGTGTCTGGGCACGTGGGACGCGGGTTTCGCGACCGCGGCACCGGACGGCAGCGCCACCCGAGTCGCCCTTCGTAGTGTGCTGCGACATTGCGACTACGGAGCGTCCAGTGTTGCGCCCCAGATCCGAGCCCCTGCTCTGGGCGGCGGCATGGCCATGGTGCGCACCGCGGGCTCGTCGGTGATTGCCGATGTCCACTTGATTGTGCAGAACCAGCCGGGCACCCGCTACGACGTCGGGTTGATCCAGGCGCCGCTGCCCTCGTCGGTCACCTGTGGGCCCGGTGATCCGGGCACCGCCTTCACCAGCTTGGTCACCGACGAGTCCGGCCAGGGCAACGCGACCGTCACCGCGCCCATTCGACCGGGCCAGACCGGGACCTGGATCTGGATCGCACGTCCCGCGGAGAATTCGCAGAACCCGGCCGAGGTGTACACGTCGGACTTCGTGGTGCCGGTATAGCTGTTTTGAGCTCGCGGCTGTAATACGGTCGCGTCATGGGTGAGTACGACCCGCACTACGGGTTCGAGGCCGTCGACCGGCTACCGTTCTCGACTCCGGAGAAGGCACAGCGTTACCGCACGGAGAACTATCAGGGCGCCACCGGCCTCAACTGGTATCGCACCGATCCGACGCTGCAGTTCATCATGTCCTACTACCTGCCGCCCGACGAATTGGCCGTCGCCGAGCCACATCTGGTGCGTATCGGGGAACTGATGGGCGGCCCGGTCACCCGCTGGGCCGAGGAGACCGACCGCAACCCGCCGTACCTGGAGCGCTACGACCGGTGGGGCCACGATGTCAGCCGGGTGGTCATGCCGGCCTCGTTCACCCAATCCAAGCGCGCCGTGCTCGATGCGCAGCAGGAGCTGCGAGAGGAGGCGCATCGGGCCGGTTTTCGCGCGTCGCTGCCGCTGTTCGCGTCGAACTATCTGCTCAACCAGGCCGACATCGGGCTGGCGTGCGCACTGGGCACCGGCGGCAACATGGTCCGCGCGCTGGTCAGCGCCTTCGCCCCGACCGACGTGCGGGACTACGTGCTGGCCAAGCTCGACTCCGGCGAGTGGGAGGGCGAAGCGGCACAGCTGATGACCGAACGCACCGGCGGCTCGGACCTCGGCGCGATCGAAACCACCGCCACACCGCACGGCGATGCCTGGCTGCTCAACGGCTTCAAGTGGTTCGCCTCCAATTGCGCCGGCGAGGCGTTCATCGCCCTGGCCAAGCCCGAGGGGGCGCCCGACTCCAGCCGGGGCGTGGCCAGCTTCCTGGTGCTGCGCACGCGCCGCGACGGTTCCCGCAACGGTGTGCGGATCCGCCGGCTCAAGGACAAGCTCGGCACCCGCTCGGTGGCCTCCGGTGAGATCGAGCTGGTCGACGCCGAGGCGTTCCTGCTCTCCGGTGCACCCCAGGGTGAAGCCGGCCCGTCCGACGGCAAGGGCCTGGGCCGGATGATGGAGCTGACCAACCGGCTGCGGCTGGGTATTGCGGCCTTCGCGCTGGGCAATGCCCGCCGGGCGCTGGTCGAGTCGTTGTGCTATACCCGGCAACGCCAGGCCTTCGGCGGCGCGCTGATCGACAAGCCCCTGGTGCGGCGCAAGCTGGCCGAGCTGATCGTCGACGTCGAAGCCACCCAGGCGATGGTGTTCGACGGGATCGGCTTCCCGAACCACCGTCAGCCCAAAGCCATCCGGCAACGCATCGCCGTGCCGGTGACCAAGCTCAAGGTGTGCCGGCTGGGGATCACCGCGGCGTCGGACGCGATCGAGCTGCACGGCGGCAACGGTTACATCGAGACCTGGCCGGTTGCCCGGCTACTGCGCGACGCGCAGGTCAACACCATCTGGGAAGGCTCGGACAACATCTTGTCGCTGGACGTGCGCCGCGGTATCGAACAGTCCCGCGCCCACGAACCACTGCTGGCGCGGATGCGCGACGCGGTGTCGGTGTCCCACGACGACGACACCACCGGGCTGGTCGCCGGGCGCATCGAAGATCTCGACGCGGCGATCACCGCATGGTCGAAGCTGGACGGCGACATCGCCGAGGCGCGGTTGCTGCCGCTGGCCCAGTTCATGGGCGACGTCTATGCGGGCGCGCTGCTCACCGAGCAGGCGGCCTGGGAGCGGGAAACCCGCGGCACCGACCGTAAGGCGCTGGTCGCTCGCCTGTACGCGCGGCGCTACCTCGCCGACCCGGGGCCGTTGCGCGGCATCGACGCGGACACCGACGAGGCGTTGGAGCGCTTCGACGAGCTGGTCGCGGGCGCGCTGTGCCTCGACGAGCAGACGCAGAATCGCGCTAATCCGTCGTAACGGACGCGATTCTGTGTCTGCTCGCGCCCAAACGACGACCTAGACCGGGATCAGGCCGTGCTTGCGGCCCACCCGCCACCACTGCTGCTTGTCTCGCAGCAGGTGCATGGACCGGCGGATGAGCAGCCGGGTTTGGTGCGGATCGATCACCGCGTCGATGAATCCGCGCTCGGCGGCGGTCCACGGGATCGCCATATTGAGGTTGTAGCCCTCGATGAAGTCCTTCTTGATCTGCTGCGCCTCGGGCGTGGTGGGGTCCGGGAAGCGCTTCATCAGCAACTGCGCGGCTCCCTCGGCGCCGATCACCGCGATGCGCGCGGTGGGCCAGGCGTAGTTGAAGTCGGCCGTCAGCTGCCGCGAGCCCATCACCGCGTACGCGCCGCCGTAGGACTTGCGGATGGTGATCGTCACCTTCGGCACGTCGGCCTCGACCACGGAGTACAGGAACCGGCCGCCGCGCTTGATGATGCCCCGCTTCTCCTCCTCGGCACCGGGCAGGAAACCGGGGGTGTCCACCACGAACACCAGCGGGATCTGGAACGAATCGCAGAACCTGATGAACCGCGCGGCCTTGTCGGAGGCCTCGTTGTCGATCGCCCCGGACATGTGCATCGGCTGGTTGGCGATCACGCCGACCGGGCGCCCGTCGACCCGGGCATACCCGGTGATGATCGACGGGCCGTGCTGCGCGGCGACTTCCAGGAAGTCGCCGTCGTCGAAGATGCGCAGCAAGATCTCGTGCATGTCGTAGGCCGCGTTGTCGGAGTCCGGCACGATCGAGTCCAGTTCCAGGTCGGTCGGGGTGACCTCCGGTTCCAGCCCAGGATTGATGACCGGCGGCGTGCTGAAGCAGTTGGACGGCAGAAACGACAGGAATTCCCGCACGTACTGGAACGCCTCGGCTTCCGAGTCCACCACGTGGTGGATGTTGCCGTAGCGGGCTTGGGCGTCGGAGCCGCCGAGTTCGTCGAGGGTGACCTCTTCGCCGGTGACTTCGCGGATCACGTCGGGACCGGTGACGAAGAAGTAGCCCTGGTCGCGCACCGAAACCAGCAAGTCGTCCTGGATCGGCGAATAGACCGCGCCCCCAGCGCATTTGCCGAAGATCAGGGAGATCTGCGGCACCACTCCCGATAGCGCCTCATGACGTTGGCCCAGCTCGGCGTACCACGCCAGCGAGGTGACCGCATCCTGGATGCGAGCCCCACCGGAGTCCTGGATACCGACGATCGGGCAGCCGACCATCGCGCACCACTCCATCAGCCGGGCGACCTTGCGGCCGAACATCTCCCCGACCGAACCCTGGAACACCGTCTGGTCGTGGGAGAACACCCCGACCGGGCGGCCGTCGATCAGCGCGTGTCCGGTGACCACGCCGTCGCCGTACAGCGCATTGGGGTCACCGGGGGTCTTGCACAGCGCACCGATCTCGAAGAAGCTGCCCGGGTCGACCAGCGCATGCACGCGGGCCCGGGCACTCGGGATGCCCTTCTTGTCGCGTTTGGCGGCGGCCTTCTCGCCACCCGGCTCCTTGGCCAGCTCCAAGCGAGCGCGTAGCTCGGCCAGCTTCTCAGCTGTCGTGTGGGCGCGAGACGGCTCTACGGCTGTCACTGGTTGCCTACCTAACTTTTGACGTGTCCGGCTGCTGCCTCGGCCTCAACCTGTGCCAACGCTTGGGTCATGTGTGCCCCCACCTTGGAGATGATCGGCTCGTCGATGGCCTGGATGTGCTCGCCACCGATCGGCACGACCTCGAGGTCGGAGACGTACTCGCCCCAGCCGCCGTCCGGTTGGCGAACGGCGTACCGCGGCTCGAACATGATCGCGTCGTCATGGTATCGATCGGCCATGTAGAGGGTGACATGCCCGTCGTAGGGCTGGATCTGCGCGGTGTCGATGGCGCGGTTGTCCAGGTACGACGTGCGCTGGTGTTCGATGATCCCGGCCGGGATCTCCACCCCGCTCTGACTGACCGCCTCCAGCACGAACCGGACCTGGCCTTCGTCGTCGAGCTGCTCGAGATGCTCGTAAGGGATCTCGGGAATGGTGACGTTGAAGGTCTTCTCGGCGAACCGCGCGTAGCGCTCCCAGCGCTTGCGGATCTCCTCCTTGGTCTGCGGGATCTCCTCACCCGCACGCACGGCGTCGATCAGCCCGACGAACCGGACGTCCTTGCCCAGCCGCTTGAGCCCGATCGCGCATGCGTAGGCCAGCACCCCGCCCAGCGACCAGCCCACCAGGATGTAGGGCCCGTCGCCCTGCATCTCGATCAGCTTCGGCACGTACTGCTCGGCACGCTCTTCGATCGTGCCTTCGACCCGCTCGAAGCCGTACATCGGCGTGTCCGCGGGCAGCCGGCTCAGCAGCGGCTCGTACACCACCGTCGACCCACCCGCCGGGTGGAAGACGAAAACGGGAATCTTCGAGCTGCCCTCTTGCCGGGGCCGCAGGGTGCGGACGAACCCGTCGACCACACCGGCCTCGAGGTAGCCGCGCACCTTGTCGGCCAACTCCTCGATGTTCTTCGACGTCAGCACGTCCTCGGCGGTGATGGGTCCTTCGGCGCGCTCGGATAGCCGCTGCGCCATCTTGGTGGCGGTGGCCTCGTCCACCTTGGGCAGCGGGTTGAAGATGCCGCCGGCGGACTTGCCGGTGACGATCGCCCAGGTGGCGAACGTGACCCGCTCGGCGGCGTCGCGCGGGGGCACGTCGGAGTTCAGCGCTTTGGCGACGGCTTCGGAGTTGAGCGCCTCGGCGGCACCCTTCAGATCCGCGGTGCCGTTGCGCTGCTCGGCGCTGCCGTTGGAGCCCGCGGGGCCGCGTGGGTCCGTCGGCGGTGGCGGAATCGGGATGTCCGACGCCGGCGGCGCGGCGGACTGCTCCTGCGGCTCGGCTTGGGTCTCCGGCTCGGCCTGCGGATCCGGGGCGGGCGCCACCAGCGAAGCCGCCGATGCGCCGCTGACCAACTCGGCCTGGGCCCGGGCGATCTCCTCGGCCGTCTGCGTCTTCTGGTGCTCGTGCAGCTGCTGCACCTCGTCCCGGTGCTCGACCGCGTACTCGATCAGCTTCTCGACGTTGTAGAGGTTGGCGTCGCGCACCGCGGTCAGCTGAATCGGCGGCAGGTCGAAGTCGTACTCCACGCGGTTCTTGATCCGCACCGCCATCAGCGAGTCCAGGCCGAGTTCGATCAGCGGCACCTCCCACGGCAGGTCCTCGGGCTCGTAGCCCATGGCGGAGCCGACGATCAGGCCCAGGCGCTCGGCGATGGTCTCGCCCGAGTCCGGCGACCATTTGCCCATGCTGGCCGAGAAATACCGGTTGGTCAGGCTGTCGGTCAGGGTCTCGGCGGCGGGGTCCTCGGCGGGCTGCTCTGGCGCCGCCGGAGCCGGGGTGGCCACCGCCGGAGTGGCAACAGCCGTACCGGCGCCGACCGCGGTCGGCAGCACCGACTGCTGACCCGCCCGGGTCACCAGCGCGTCGTAGACCAGCGTGAACGACTCGTCGATGCGGGCGTGCACCTGCACCGAGGCACCACCGGGGTGGCGAGTCATCGTCGTCACCAACCGGGCGCCCTCGCCGGGCACCGCACGCTGCTCGGCGGCGGTCAGCTGCGCATCGGACAACACCTGTTCGGCGGCGGCCCGCACCAGCGCGGCCAGGTCCGTCTGGCCGTCCCGCGGCGCATACTCCCAGACGTGGCGACCGTCCGGCAGCGCGACGTGGGTACCGGGCATGATCACCGCGGCGTCGCCGGCGAAGTGCGCGTCCAGCCAGTGTTCTTTGCGCTTGAACCGGGTCGGCGGGATGTTCGCGTAGTCCTCGGGTCCCTGGGCGCGGGTGAACAGCGTCCGGATGTCCAGGTCGTGGCCGTAGACGAAGAGCTGAGCCATGGTGGAGACCATCGACTCGACCTCGTCTTGCTTGCGGGCCAGCGTCGGGATCAGCTGGGCATCGTGTAACCCGGCCGCCGCCGTGGTCAGACCCACCTGCATCA from Mycobacterium kubicae includes these protein-coding regions:
- a CDS encoding SGNH/GDSL hydrolase family protein, with translation MGSRRLVIASVLGVLGVACAPPGTSPERLHYVALGDSVAADPGVPDPGSPEGCHKSTNNYPSILARRLKVAAFVDATCSGATTDNILRAAQQTSTGPVDPQIESVTAATDLVTITIGANDIELVTELRQCEVKSPDPTPCKTQFVVGDVDRVAALTEAHAPSWATLIDRVRAKARKARVILVGYGILLRPGGCYPAQPVLPQDSDYLQTKLNDLDDRQRKLAADKGIEFFDTRPLHEGHDMCAAPADRYVEGYVTQDPAVPLHPTPLGAAAVGDALADYVSRHR
- a CDS encoding acyl-CoA dehydrogenase family protein — translated: MGEYDPHYGFEAVDRLPFSTPEKAQRYRTENYQGATGLNWYRTDPTLQFIMSYYLPPDELAVAEPHLVRIGELMGGPVTRWAEETDRNPPYLERYDRWGHDVSRVVMPASFTQSKRAVLDAQQELREEAHRAGFRASLPLFASNYLLNQADIGLACALGTGGNMVRALVSAFAPTDVRDYVLAKLDSGEWEGEAAQLMTERTGGSDLGAIETTATPHGDAWLLNGFKWFASNCAGEAFIALAKPEGAPDSSRGVASFLVLRTRRDGSRNGVRIRRLKDKLGTRSVASGEIELVDAEAFLLSGAPQGEAGPSDGKGLGRMMELTNRLRLGIAAFALGNARRALVESLCYTRQRQAFGGALIDKPLVRRKLAELIVDVEATQAMVFDGIGFPNHRQPKAIRQRIAVPVTKLKVCRLGITAASDAIELHGGNGYIETWPVARLLRDAQVNTIWEGSDNILSLDVRRGIEQSRAHEPLLARMRDAVSVSHDDDTTGLVAGRIEDLDAAITAWSKLDGDIAEARLLPLAQFMGDVYAGALLTEQAAWERETRGTDRKALVARLYARRYLADPGPLRGIDADTDEALERFDELVAGALCLDEQTQNRANPS
- a CDS encoding acyl-CoA carboxylase subunit beta; the encoded protein is MTAVEPSRAHTTAEKLAELRARLELAKEPGGEKAAAKRDKKGIPSARARVHALVDPGSFFEIGALCKTPGDPNALYGDGVVTGHALIDGRPVGVFSHDQTVFQGSVGEMFGRKVARLMEWCAMVGCPIVGIQDSGGARIQDAVTSLAWYAELGQRHEALSGVVPQISLIFGKCAGGAVYSPIQDDLLVSVRDQGYFFVTGPDVIREVTGEEVTLDELGGSDAQARYGNIHHVVDSEAEAFQYVREFLSFLPSNCFSTPPVINPGLEPEVTPTDLELDSIVPDSDNAAYDMHEILLRIFDDGDFLEVAAQHGPSIITGYARVDGRPVGVIANQPMHMSGAIDNEASDKAARFIRFCDSFQIPLVFVVDTPGFLPGAEEEKRGIIKRGGRFLYSVVEADVPKVTITIRKSYGGAYAVMGSRQLTADFNYAWPTARIAVIGAEGAAQLLMKRFPDPTTPEAQQIKKDFIEGYNLNMAIPWTAAERGFIDAVIDPHQTRLLIRRSMHLLRDKQQWWRVGRKHGLIPV